The following coding sequences are from one Gadus macrocephalus chromosome 3, ASM3116895v1 window:
- the LOC132454606 gene encoding LOW QUALITY PROTEIN: amyloid beta precursor protein binding family B member 2-like (The sequence of the model RefSeq protein was modified relative to this genomic sequence to represent the inferred CDS: deleted 1 base in 1 codon) encodes MTERKIAKALAGGSLQDRVQAGLDLPLQEFPTPKTELVQKFQVFYLGMLPVARPIGMDILNGAIDSLVGSCDRADWNPVALTVADATVTISKDEEEEEVLVECRVRFLSFMGVGHNVHSFAFIMDAGGQRYDCHVFWCEPNAGGVSEAVQAACMLRYQKCLVARPPSQRACGSSPPGDSVSRRVSTSVKRGVLSLIDTLKQKRPVTELPQ; translated from the exons ATGACAGAGAGGAAGATTGCCAAGGCCCTGGCTGGAGGTTCTCTCCAGGACCGGGTCCAGGCCGGACTGGACCTCCCTCTGCAAG AGTTCCCCACC CCTAAGACGGAGCTGGTGCAGAAGTTCCAGGTGTTCTACCTGGGGATGCTTCCGGTCGCCAGGCCTATAGG CATGGACATCCTGAACGGGGCCATTGACAGTCTGGTGGGGTCCTGCGACCGAGCCGACTGGAACCCCGTGGCCCTGACCGTGGCCGATGCCACCGTGACAATCAGCAAGGACGAG gaggaggaggaggtgctcgTGGAGTGCCGCGTGCGCTTCCTGTCCTTCATGGGCGTGGGGCACAACGTGCACTCGTTCGCCTTCATCATGGACGCGGGGGGGCAGCGCTACGACTGCCACGTGTTCTGGTGCGAGCCCAACGCCGGGGGCGTGTCGGAGGCCGTGCAGGCCGCCTGCATG ctgCGGTACCAGAAGTGTCTGGTGGCGCGGCCCCCCTCCCAGCGGGcctgtggctcctccccccccggtGACTCGGTGTCCCGGCGGGTGTCCACCAGCGTGAAGCGCGGCGTGCTGTCCCTCATCGACACCCTGAAGCAGAAGAGACCCGTCACCGAGCTGCCGCAGTga